One region of Corvus cornix cornix isolate S_Up_H32 chromosome 14, ASM73873v5, whole genome shotgun sequence genomic DNA includes:
- the SBK1 gene encoding serine/threonine-protein kinase SBK1, translating to MSAGSIEQEPSRKLGCCGVPLITEDMQSLAIRTLSGTDITKHYDLIRELGKGTYGKVDLVSHKSTGTKMALKFVNKSKTKLKNFLREFSITNTLSSSPFIIKVFDVVFETEDCYVFAQEYAPGGDLFDIIPPQVGLPEELVKRCVQQLGLALDYMHSKSLVHRDIKPENVLLFDRDCRRVKLADFGMTRKVGCRVKRISGTIPYTAPEVCQAGRAEGFAVDTSIDVWAFGVLIFCVLTGNFPWEAAVASDAFFEEFVRWQKGRLAGLPSQWRRFTDSALRMFQRLLALDPEKRCPVKEVFYFIKCDLMAEVRCRPSYRSRKHARDKLPAGSHCHEATGSCTPAPLKRTVLTEGSGARGPEPGAAAPGTASRTDGRQDKGKGQMVLATAIEICV from the exons ATGAGCGCGGGCTCGATTGAGCAGGAGCCCTCGCGCAagctgggctgctgtggggtgcCCCTCATCACCGAGGACATGCAGTCCCTGGCCATCCGCACCCTCTCGGGCACCGACATCACCAAGCACTATGACCTCATCCGCGAGCTCGGCAAGGGCACCTACGGCAAGGTGGACCTGGTGTCCCACAAAAGCACAG GCACCAAGATGGCCCTGAAGTTCGTCAACAAGAGCAAAACGAAGCTGAAGAACTTCCTGCGGGAATTCAGCATCACCAACACgctctcctccagccccttcaTCATCAAGGTCTTTGACGTGGTCTTCGAGACCGAGGACTGCTACGTCTTCGCTCAGGAGTACGCCCCCGGCGGGGACCTCTTTGACATCATCCCGCCTCAG GTGGGGCTCCCCGAGGAGCTGGTGAAGCGCTGCGTGCAGCAGCTGGGCCTGGCCCTCGACTACATGCACAGCAAGAGCCTGGTGCACCGGGACATCAAGCCGGAGAACGTGCTGCTCTTCGACCGCGACTGCCGCCGCGTCAAACTGGCCGACTTCGGCATGACCCGCAAGGTGGGCTGCCGGGTCAAGCGCATCAGCGGCACCATCCCCTACACGGCGCCCGAGGTGTGCCAGGCCGGCCGGGCCGAGGGCTTCGCCGTGGACACCAGCATCGACGTCTGGGCTTTCGGGGTGCTCATCTTCTGCGTCCTCACCGGGAACTTCCCCTGGGAGGCGGCGGTGGCGTCCGACGCCTTCTTCGAGGAGTTCGTGCGGTGGCAGAAGGGGCGGCTGGCGGGGCTGCCCTCGCAGTGGCGGCGCTTCACGGACAGCGCCCTGCGCATGTTCCAGCGCCTGCTGGCCCTCGACCCTGAGAAGCGCTGCCCTGTCAAGGAGGTTTTCTACTTCATCAAGTGCGACCTCATGGCTGAGGTGCGGTGCCGGCCCTCCTACCGCTCCCGCAAGCACGCCAGGGACAAGCTCCCGGCCGGCTCCCACTGCCACGAGGCCACCGGCTCCTGCACCCCCGCCCCGCTCAAGAGGACCGTCCTGACCGAGGGGAGCGGAGCGCGCGGCCCCGAGCCCGGCGCAGCCGCCCCGGGCACGGCGAGCAGGACAGATGGACGGCAGGACAAGGGCAAGGGGCAGATGGTCCTGGCCACAGCAATAGAGATCTGCGTGTGA